A single genomic interval of Granulicella tundricola MP5ACTX9 harbors:
- a CDS encoding peptidase, with protein sequence MPVDGGLKPPSNPNGNGNGNGNGNGNGDGDGDGKNKQLRIPIQRF encoded by the coding sequence TTGCCCGTTGACGGGGGGCTGAAGCCCCCCTCTAATCCGAACGGCAACGGCAACGGCAACGGCAACGGCAACGGCAACGGCGACGGCGACGGCGACGGCAAGAACAAGCAACTGCGAATACCAATACAGAGGTTCTGA
- a CDS encoding phosphopantetheine-binding protein: protein MSDSVQDRVLKVVETARQKPAGSITPDSTFEELEIDSLDRLNLLFDLEGEFDIQIDDEQAKTVTSLREMIDGIQLLVDQKAEKAEKDATDAKAKASPTS from the coding sequence ATGTCTGACAGTGTGCAGGATAGAGTACTGAAGGTTGTGGAGACGGCGCGGCAGAAGCCGGCGGGATCGATCACGCCGGACAGCACGTTTGAAGAGCTTGAGATCGACTCGCTGGATCGGCTGAACCTGCTGTTTGATCTGGAGGGTGAGTTCGATATCCAGATCGACGACGAGCAGGCGAAGACGGTGACGAGCCTGCGGGAGATGATCGATGGAATCCAATTGCTGGTAGACCAGAAAGCCGAGAAGGCCGAGAAAGATGCGACGGACGCGAAGGCTAAGGCTTCGCCCACGAGCTGA
- a CDS encoding glycosyltransferase family 87 protein, whose translation MMFLLVCQLGYLAAGVKTGLAGFADFRAFYGAGAIVRMGAGARLYEYELQHQVQNERVGERTAALPFVYPGYAALPFAAVTGLGYRTAYWVFLGVNVVLLGVAVWLMLPWLQGLTAVWRGLPWMVFGCFYPVAVALLQGQVSVALLVIVCGCFAAMERGRMFLAGAVLALGLVKFHVVLPVALLFCWWRRWRFVGGFAAGAAGVGLACLWVTGWAGMVSYARLVVTAAGTGSVGAALDDSMRNSGRMPNLHGLVFAMAGDARWGTVVVGVLSVGVLVWTARQGASLGRAVVAGLLVSYHLHLHDVSLLLLPLGLALNGMSLERVRSLWVRGATVFWMVSPVLVWVAGMGWNFVLAVTMIPFLVRWERDKGDGLEAKT comes from the coding sequence ATGATGTTTCTGTTGGTGTGCCAGCTTGGGTATCTGGCGGCAGGGGTGAAGACGGGGCTGGCCGGGTTCGCGGACTTTCGGGCGTTTTATGGGGCCGGGGCGATTGTGCGGATGGGGGCGGGGGCTCGGCTGTACGAGTATGAGCTGCAGCATCAGGTGCAGAACGAGCGCGTGGGCGAACGGACGGCGGCGCTGCCGTTTGTGTATCCGGGCTATGCGGCTTTGCCGTTTGCGGCGGTGACGGGGTTGGGGTATCGGACGGCTTACTGGGTCTTCCTTGGGGTGAATGTGGTGCTGCTGGGGGTGGCGGTTTGGCTGATGCTGCCCTGGCTTCAAGGACTGACGGCGGTCTGGAGGGGGCTGCCGTGGATGGTGTTCGGGTGCTTTTATCCGGTGGCGGTGGCGCTGTTGCAAGGGCAGGTTTCGGTGGCGCTGCTGGTGATCGTATGCGGGTGCTTTGCGGCGATGGAGCGGGGGAGGATGTTTCTGGCGGGGGCGGTGCTCGCGCTGGGGCTGGTGAAGTTTCATGTGGTGCTGCCGGTGGCGCTGCTGTTCTGCTGGTGGCGCAGATGGCGGTTTGTGGGGGGATTTGCGGCGGGGGCTGCGGGGGTGGGGCTGGCTTGCCTGTGGGTGACAGGGTGGGCGGGGATGGTGAGCTATGCGCGATTAGTGGTGACGGCGGCGGGGACGGGGTCGGTGGGTGCGGCGCTGGATGACTCGATGCGGAACTCCGGGAGGATGCCGAATCTGCATGGGCTGGTGTTTGCGATGGCGGGGGATGCGCGATGGGGGACGGTGGTGGTTGGGGTGCTCTCGGTGGGGGTGCTGGTCTGGACGGCGAGGCAGGGAGCTTCACTGGGGCGGGCGGTGGTGGCGGGGCTACTGGTGAGCTATCACCTGCATCTGCACGATGTGAGTCTGCTGCTGCTGCCTTTGGGGCTGGCGCTCAATGGGATGAGTCTGGAGCGGGTACGGAGTTTGTGGGTGCGGGGGGCGACGGTGTTCTGGATGGTGTCGCCGGTGTTGGTGTGGGTGGCGGGAATGGGGTGGAATTTTGTGCTGGCAGTGACTATGATTCCGTTTTTGGTGCGGTGGGAGCGGGATAAGGGTGATGGTTTGGAAGCGAAGACGTAG
- the tgt gene encoding tRNA guanosine(34) transglycosylase Tgt: protein MSLEFEVSRTAEGGGRRGRLALPHGVVETPVFMPVGTAATVKAVPQDTLEVLGKDGVGAQIILANTYHLYLRPGHELIRRMGGVHKFMSWTRPMLTDSGGFQVFSLSKLRKITPDGVEFRSHLDGSKHFFSPEHSMAVQIALGADVMMVFDECVEHPATYERTRESMGLTHAWAARSKDYFKAHKAEVPWHEELGGKTQSLFGIVQGGMYADLRRESAERLVEMDLPGYAIGGLAVGEPREVTREMIARTLEWLPKDKPRYVMGVGYPDEIEEYARMGVDMMDCVLPTRAGRHGLVFVRVDGVPVRLNIKKLEFAEDKGPIDPTCGCMVCSRYSRGYLRHLFASGEALAGTLLSVHNLAFYLDTMARVRAGLAG from the coding sequence ATGAGTTTGGAATTTGAGGTTTCGAGGACTGCCGAGGGTGGCGGGCGGCGGGGGCGGCTTGCGTTGCCGCATGGTGTGGTGGAGACGCCGGTGTTTATGCCGGTGGGGACGGCGGCTACGGTGAAGGCGGTGCCGCAGGACACGTTGGAGGTGCTCGGCAAGGATGGGGTGGGGGCGCAGATTATTCTGGCGAATACCTATCACCTGTATCTGCGGCCGGGGCATGAGTTGATTCGGCGGATGGGTGGGGTACACAAGTTCATGAGCTGGACCAGGCCGATGCTGACGGACTCGGGTGGGTTCCAGGTGTTCTCGCTCAGCAAGCTGCGGAAGATTACGCCGGATGGGGTGGAGTTCCGGTCGCATCTGGATGGGAGTAAGCACTTTTTTTCGCCGGAGCACTCGATGGCGGTGCAGATTGCGCTGGGTGCGGACGTGATGATGGTGTTCGACGAGTGTGTGGAGCATCCGGCGACGTACGAGCGGACGCGGGAGTCGATGGGGCTGACTCATGCGTGGGCTGCTCGGTCGAAAGACTATTTTAAGGCGCATAAAGCTGAGGTGCCTTGGCACGAGGAGCTTGGGGGGAAGACGCAGAGCTTGTTCGGGATCGTGCAGGGTGGGATGTATGCGGATCTGCGGCGTGAGTCAGCGGAGCGGCTGGTGGAGATGGATCTGCCGGGGTATGCGATCGGCGGGCTGGCGGTGGGGGAGCCGAGGGAGGTGACGCGGGAGATGATTGCGCGGACGCTGGAGTGGCTGCCGAAGGACAAGCCGAGGTACGTGATGGGGGTGGGGTACCCGGATGAGATTGAGGAGTATGCGCGGATGGGCGTCGACATGATGGACTGCGTGCTGCCGACGCGGGCGGGGCGGCATGGGCTGGTGTTTGTGCGGGTGGATGGGGTTCCGGTACGGCTCAACATTAAGAAGCTGGAGTTCGCGGAGGACAAGGGGCCGATCGATCCGACGTGCGGGTGCATGGTGTGTTCGCGGTACTCGCGTGGGTATCTGCGGCATCTGTTTGCGAGCGGTGAGGCGCTGGCGGGGACTTTGCTGAGCGTGCATAATCTGGCGTTTTATCTGGACACGATGGCTCGGGTTCGGGCGGGGCTGGCGGGATGA
- a CDS encoding NAD-dependent epimerase/dehydratase family protein: protein MIFVTGASGFLGGRVVQTLCERGEEVTILARKSSDLSHLAGLNYNTVQADLSDPTLLAEALKPATQIIHCAACSTDWAPQATYTAANVTGTQNLVAAALQAPRLERLLHISTTDVYGYPIIPCDESHPIVDAGLPYNQTKGRGEQLVRDAQSKLPITILRPATIFGPRGKDFTLEIATLLRQRLMATIDKGAAPGGFTYVDNVVEAILTASSSPQTLGRTYNISDGTNATWRHYITHFAAQLKLPMPWIDLPFAAATQAARLFEIPHRLLHLGGRPLLTRHAVLLLGRNQEFPIARAIEDFAFNPAISFEEGIARSAAWVQSLPGSKK, encoded by the coding sequence GTGATCTTCGTCACCGGCGCCAGCGGTTTTCTCGGCGGCAGGGTCGTCCAGACCCTCTGCGAGCGAGGAGAAGAAGTCACAATCCTCGCTCGCAAGAGCTCTGACCTCAGCCACCTCGCCGGCTTGAACTACAACACAGTCCAGGCCGATCTCTCCGACCCAACCCTCCTCGCCGAAGCCCTCAAACCAGCCACCCAGATCATCCACTGCGCCGCCTGCTCCACCGACTGGGCACCCCAGGCCACCTACACCGCGGCCAACGTCACCGGCACACAGAACCTCGTCGCCGCCGCACTCCAGGCCCCACGCTTGGAGCGTCTCCTCCACATCAGCACCACCGACGTCTACGGCTACCCCATCATCCCCTGCGACGAATCCCACCCCATCGTCGACGCCGGCCTGCCCTACAACCAGACCAAGGGCCGCGGCGAGCAGCTGGTCCGCGACGCTCAAAGTAAGCTCCCCATCACGATCCTCCGCCCCGCCACCATCTTCGGCCCACGCGGCAAGGACTTTACCCTCGAGATCGCCACCCTCCTCCGCCAGCGCCTCATGGCGACCATCGACAAAGGCGCAGCACCCGGCGGCTTCACCTACGTCGACAACGTAGTCGAGGCCATCCTCACCGCCTCATCGAGCCCCCAGACCCTGGGCCGCACCTACAACATCTCAGACGGAACCAACGCCACCTGGCGCCACTACATCACCCACTTCGCCGCCCAGCTCAAGCTCCCCATGCCCTGGATCGATCTCCCCTTCGCCGCCGCCACCCAGGCCGCCCGCCTCTTCGAGATCCCCCACCGCCTCCTCCACCTCGGAGGCCGCCCCCTGCTCACCCGCCACGCCGTCCTCCTCCTCGGCCGCAACCAGGAGTTCCCCATAGCCCGCGCCATCGAGGACTTCGCCTTCAACCCCGCCATCAGCTTCGAAGAAGGCATAGCCCGCTCCGCCGCCTGGGTCCAATCCCTGCCTGGGTCGAAAAAGTAA
- a CDS encoding beta-ketoacyl-[acyl-carrier-protein] synthase family protein, producing MRRVCITGVGVISSLGNDRAEFWDGLTSGVAAIGPKLGMDMEQFRFKNVAAANGYKPEANFEAKELALLDRFAQFALVAADEAVKQAGVEWTEALREDTAVVTGSCLGGRGAEEVGYWELFHNNKNRVHPLTIPLSMSNAGASHISMKYGTRGAAYTISTACSSSAHAIGQAFWMVRSGAAPMAITGGSEAPLFLGSLKAWEAMRVISKDTCRPFSADRTGLILGEGGAMLVLEPLDDALARGAKPLAEIVGFGMTSDAAHLTNPSGDGATSAMRKAIKDSGLALEQFGYINAHGTATQANDSVESAAIRTVFGKQAVAVSSTKSMHGHTLGAAGALEAVASVMALQCGVLPPTANYTTPDPECELDVIPNEARAVRVEACLSNSFAFGGLNAVLAFKAI from the coding sequence ATGCGGCGTGTCTGCATCACGGGCGTTGGGGTGATCAGCTCGCTGGGCAACGACCGGGCTGAGTTCTGGGATGGGCTGACGAGCGGGGTGGCCGCGATCGGGCCGAAGCTGGGCATGGATATGGAGCAGTTTCGCTTCAAGAACGTGGCCGCAGCGAACGGATATAAGCCTGAGGCAAACTTTGAGGCGAAGGAGCTTGCGCTGCTGGACCGGTTCGCGCAGTTTGCGCTGGTGGCCGCTGACGAGGCGGTGAAGCAGGCGGGCGTGGAGTGGACCGAAGCGCTGCGCGAGGATACTGCGGTGGTGACCGGCTCCTGCCTGGGTGGGCGTGGGGCTGAAGAGGTGGGGTACTGGGAGCTGTTTCATAACAACAAGAACCGGGTGCATCCGCTGACGATTCCGCTAAGCATGAGCAATGCGGGGGCGAGCCATATTTCAATGAAGTATGGGACTCGGGGGGCGGCTTATACGATATCGACGGCCTGCTCGTCTTCGGCTCATGCGATTGGGCAGGCTTTCTGGATGGTTCGGTCCGGCGCTGCGCCGATGGCGATTACGGGCGGGAGCGAGGCTCCGCTATTCCTGGGGAGTTTGAAGGCGTGGGAGGCGATGCGGGTGATCAGCAAGGACACCTGCCGACCGTTCTCTGCTGACCGGACTGGGTTGATCCTGGGCGAGGGCGGCGCGATGCTGGTGCTGGAGCCGCTGGACGATGCGTTGGCCAGGGGGGCGAAGCCGCTGGCGGAGATTGTGGGCTTTGGGATGACGTCGGATGCGGCGCACCTGACGAATCCCTCTGGCGACGGCGCGACGAGTGCGATGCGGAAGGCGATCAAGGATTCTGGGCTAGCGCTGGAGCAGTTTGGGTACATCAATGCCCATGGGACGGCGACGCAGGCGAACGATTCGGTGGAGTCGGCTGCGATCCGGACGGTGTTTGGGAAGCAGGCGGTGGCGGTGAGTTCGACGAAGTCCATGCATGGACATACGCTGGGTGCGGCGGGGGCGCTGGAGGCCGTGGCTTCGGTGATGGCGTTGCAGTGTGGGGTGCTGCCGCCTACGGCGAACTACACGACTCCTGACCCGGAGTGTGAGCTGGATGTGATTCCGAATGAGGCGAGGGCGGTTCGGGTGGAGGCTTGTTTGTCGAATTCGTTTGCGTTCGGTGGGTTGAATGCGGTTTTGGCGTTCAAGGCGATTTAG